A window of the Natronomonas salina genome harbors these coding sequences:
- the pdxS gene encoding pyridoxal 5'-phosphate synthase lyase subunit PdxS, with the protein MTETDLEDLRRGTDLVKRGFAKMQKGGVIMDVVTREQARVAEDAGAVAVMSLEAVPADIRKRGGVARMADPGALEEIIDEVSIPVMGKCRIGHTAEAQILEATGADMIDESEVLTPADDRYHIDKRGFTAPFVCGARNLGEALRRIDEGAAMIRTKGEAGTGDVNQAVTHQRAIKRAIRTLEGMAHEEREEWARKNEAPADLVHETAEMGRLPVVNFAAGGIATPADAALMMQLGCDGIFVGSGIFGAEDPEAMGTAIVEAVNNYDDPETLRDIAKGIGRGMKGQANETMPEEERLQGRGV; encoded by the coding sequence ATGACCGAAACGGACCTCGAGGACCTCCGTCGCGGGACGGACCTCGTCAAGCGCGGTTTCGCCAAGATGCAGAAGGGCGGCGTCATCATGGACGTCGTCACCCGCGAGCAGGCCCGCGTCGCCGAGGACGCCGGCGCCGTCGCCGTGATGTCCCTGGAGGCCGTCCCCGCGGACATCCGCAAGCGCGGCGGCGTCGCCCGGATGGCCGACCCCGGGGCGCTCGAGGAGATCATCGACGAGGTCTCCATCCCCGTGATGGGCAAGTGCCGCATCGGCCACACCGCCGAGGCCCAGATCCTGGAGGCCACCGGCGCCGACATGATCGACGAGTCCGAGGTGCTGACGCCCGCCGACGACCGCTACCACATCGACAAGCGCGGCTTCACCGCGCCGTTCGTCTGCGGCGCCCGGAACCTCGGCGAGGCGCTGCGCCGCATCGACGAGGGCGCGGCGATGATCCGCACCAAGGGCGAGGCCGGCACCGGCGACGTCAACCAGGCGGTCACTCACCAGCGGGCCATCAAGCGGGCCATCCGCACGCTCGAGGGCATGGCCCACGAGGAGCGCGAGGAGTGGGCCCGGAAGAACGAAGCTCCGGCCGACCTCGTCCACGAGACCGCCGAGATGGGCCGGCTACCCGTCGTCAACTTCGCGGCCGGCGGCATCGCGACGCCCGCCGACGCCGCGCTGATGATGCAGCTGGGGTGTGACGGCATCTTCGTCGGCTCCGGCATCTTCGGCGCCGAGGACCCCGAGGCGATGGGCACCGCCATCGTCGAGGCCGTCAACAACTACGACGACCCCGAGACGCTGCGCGACATCGCGAAGGGCATCGGCCGCGGCATGAAGGGCCAGGCCAACGAGACGATGCCCGAGGAGGAGCGCCTCCAGGGCCGCGGCGTCTGA
- a CDS encoding alpha/beta fold hydrolase translates to MSHGTAPAETWTDDRDWTHQVRKVGGVDLHYVTAGPEDADPIVLLHGFPECWWAWRRHVDPLAEDYRVVVPDMRGYNRSEKPFEVEQYRLERLVDDVAGLIAAEGHDSAHVVGHDWGGVVGFATALRRPERLDRLVVMNAPYPGAFEDQLTVRQAMRSWYAGFFQLPAVPERVLSARDFALLERLFRETPTVEGAYTDDDVRRYKRAWRRDRAVRSMVDYYRAFAREHVRELWRGRWRAGRRVRAETLLLWGENDRALGRHIPSVVEDELGSATVEYYPEASHWIHAEYPERTTVDVRSFLAR, encoded by the coding sequence ATGAGCCACGGCACCGCGCCCGCCGAGACGTGGACGGACGACCGCGACTGGACCCACCAGGTCCGGAAGGTCGGCGGCGTCGACCTCCACTACGTCACGGCCGGCCCGGAGGATGCCGACCCTATCGTCCTGCTGCACGGCTTCCCGGAGTGCTGGTGGGCGTGGCGCCGCCACGTCGACCCACTGGCCGAGGACTACAGGGTCGTCGTCCCCGACATGCGGGGGTACAACCGCTCGGAGAAGCCCTTCGAGGTCGAGCAGTACCGCCTCGAGCGACTGGTCGACGACGTCGCCGGGCTGATCGCCGCGGAGGGGCACGACAGCGCCCACGTCGTCGGCCACGACTGGGGCGGCGTCGTCGGCTTCGCGACCGCGCTCCGCCGCCCCGAGCGCCTCGACCGACTGGTCGTGATGAACGCGCCGTACCCGGGCGCCTTCGAGGACCAGCTCACCGTCCGGCAGGCGATGCGGTCGTGGTACGCCGGCTTCTTCCAGCTGCCGGCGGTCCCCGAGCGGGTGCTGTCGGCGCGGGACTTCGCGCTGCTGGAGCGGCTGTTCCGCGAGACGCCCACCGTCGAGGGCGCCTACACGGACGACGACGTCCGACGGTACAAGCGGGCCTGGCGGCGCGACCGGGCCGTCCGGTCGATGGTCGACTACTACCGGGCGTTCGCCCGCGAGCACGTCCGGGAACTGTGGCGCGGCCGCTGGCGTGCGGGCCGTCGCGTCCGGGCGGAGACGCTGCTGCTGTGGGGCGAGAACGACCGCGCGCTCGGCCGACACATCCCGTCCGTCGTCGAGGACGAACTCGGGTCCGCGACGGTCGAGTACTACCCCGAGGCGAGCCACTGGATTCACGCGGAGTACCCGGAGCGGACGACCGTGGACGTCAGGTCGTTCCTCGCCCGATGA
- a CDS encoding DUF1405 domain-containing protein, protein MDIRGLFESDVPREDLPWYVAPLPAPLENLGLNLAWLVVAVNLGGTAFGFYYYSLQFLETPVEMWPFVPDSPMATLLIALALAAWKLGRTQEWLVALAFFGNVILGGWTVYVHLAFWDSFGYLHPLMRQFLIWSHAAMVVQAFLLHRIADFSPAAVGVATLWYTVDTVVDYFVPVRGDLHHTTLPIVRGEEMYLGATALGVATTGAVVLLVVAIYLAMLTHVEKRRAGRLERPG, encoded by the coding sequence ATGGACATCCGCGGGCTCTTCGAGTCGGACGTCCCGCGCGAGGACCTCCCGTGGTACGTCGCCCCGCTGCCGGCGCCGCTGGAGAACCTCGGGCTGAACCTCGCGTGGCTCGTCGTCGCCGTCAACCTCGGCGGCACCGCCTTCGGCTTCTACTACTACTCTCTCCAGTTCCTCGAGACGCCCGTCGAGATGTGGCCGTTCGTCCCCGACAGCCCGATGGCGACGCTGCTCATCGCGCTCGCGCTGGCCGCCTGGAAGCTCGGTCGCACCCAGGAGTGGCTCGTCGCCTTGGCGTTCTTCGGGAACGTGATCCTCGGCGGCTGGACGGTCTACGTCCACCTCGCCTTCTGGGACTCGTTCGGCTACCTCCACCCGCTGATGCGGCAGTTCCTCATCTGGAGCCACGCCGCGATGGTCGTCCAGGCGTTCCTCCTCCACCGGATCGCCGACTTCTCGCCGGCGGCCGTCGGCGTCGCCACGCTGTGGTACACCGTCGACACCGTCGTCGACTACTTCGTCCCCGTCCGCGGCGACCTCCACCACACCACCCTCCCCATCGTGCGGGGCGAGGAGATGTACCTGGGGGCGACCGCCCTCGGCGTCGCGACGACCGGCGCCGTCGTGCTGCTGGTCGTCGCCATCTACCTCGCGATGCTCACCCACGTCGAGAAACGGCGCGCCGGACGCCTCGAACGTCCGGGCTGA
- a CDS encoding multicopper oxidase domain-containing protein, giving the protein MSPNIGAPGTDLSRRDFAKATGTVGIASLAGCATGYQGTANRQPASQSTANDLPLAGAPEVVDVTEQDNQVTLRSVTSKLPVHPGEKMGGPVELPQVWAFQADDRTPSVPGPIIRTTEGEDIEVTLDNTDASMPHTLHFHGVRKTWENDGVPTTTGITVMPGEEHTYQIPANVPGTHLYHCHYQTHRHIDMGMYGIFRVDPEGYEPADTEVFMTLKDWDSRLNRQIAGEDVSYSPRQRNPDVFTINGRSAPRTLHPEDGSPVIVSQGDTVRIHLANNGYMNHPMHTHNHRFRVVEKDGAPVPDAAQHEQDIVDVAPAQRRTIEFEADADPGIYLMHCHKVSHAMNGNSYPGGMVGAIVYEEVMDSAIFADLMNYAGYEG; this is encoded by the coding sequence ATGAGCCCCAACATCGGCGCCCCCGGTACGGATCTCTCGCGTCGCGACTTCGCCAAGGCGACCGGTACGGTCGGCATCGCCAGCCTCGCCGGCTGTGCGACCGGATACCAGGGAACGGCCAACCGACAGCCCGCCAGCCAGTCCACCGCGAACGACCTCCCGCTGGCCGGCGCCCCGGAGGTCGTCGACGTCACCGAACAGGACAACCAGGTGACCCTCCGGTCTGTCACCTCCAAGCTTCCCGTCCACCCCGGCGAGAAGATGGGCGGCCCCGTCGAACTCCCGCAGGTGTGGGCGTTCCAGGCCGACGATCGCACCCCGAGCGTCCCCGGTCCCATAATCCGGACGACCGAGGGCGAGGACATCGAGGTGACGCTGGACAACACCGACGCCAGCATGCCGCACACGCTGCACTTCCACGGCGTCCGGAAGACCTGGGAGAACGACGGCGTCCCCACCACGACCGGCATCACCGTGATGCCCGGCGAGGAGCACACCTACCAGATCCCCGCGAACGTGCCCGGCACCCACCTCTACCACTGCCACTACCAGACCCACCGGCACATCGACATGGGGATGTACGGTATCTTCCGGGTCGACCCGGAGGGGTACGAGCCGGCCGACACCGAGGTGTTCATGACGCTGAAGGACTGGGACTCCCGGCTCAACCGCCAGATCGCCGGCGAGGACGTCTCCTACAGCCCCCGGCAGCGCAACCCCGACGTCTTCACGATCAACGGCCGCTCGGCGCCGCGGACGCTCCACCCCGAGGACGGCTCCCCGGTCATCGTCTCGCAGGGCGACACGGTGCGCATCCACCTCGCCAACAACGGCTACATGAACCACCCGATGCACACCCACAACCACCGGTTCCGGGTCGTCGAGAAGGACGGCGCGCCGGTCCCCGACGCCGCCCAGCACGAGCAGGACATCGTCGACGTCGCGCCGGCCCAGCGGCGGACCATCGAGTTCGAGGCCGACGCCGACCCGGGCATCTACCTGATGCACTGCCACAAGGTCAGCCACGCGATGAACGGCAACAGCTACCCCGGCGGGATGGTCGGCGCCATCGTCTACGAGGAGGTCATGGACTCCGCCATCTTCGCGGACCTGATGAACTACGCCGGCTACGAGGGCTGA